The proteins below come from a single Synechococcus sp. WH 8101 genomic window:
- a CDS encoding transporter substrate-binding domain-containing protein — protein sequence MAQSHGGSTLRQRLSLLCSLLALSGLAIGSRGLALEAGLPATIRVGVSGSPPFVFERDDAFSGISVEVWREVADQLDQPFVLVRQANAEANLKAVAERQVDLAIGPLSITPDRLAQKAIDFSQPYFHGQLGLLVPIRPPGLLSRLAPFFGWAALSSLGVLMLLLFIVGNLIWLAERRRNYEQFPRHYFHGVGNGMWFALVTLTTVGYGDRAPLSRTGRTIAGVWMVLSLVALSSVTAGLASAFTVSFSRWAPGTIQRPEALAGEPIAVVEGTTSAVWARIYGARPTAAANLDAAISLLKQGKVHGVMFDRPVLRYYQQQNPNNGFKLASFSLADQTYGFAFPAGSPLGTALDVSIVELNRSGRIHAITEKTFGRTTFDRQLPSEGQSPSQ from the coding sequence ATGGCCCAGTCTCACGGAGGGAGCACGTTGCGCCAACGGCTGTCCCTGCTCTGTTCCCTGCTGGCCCTCTCCGGCCTGGCCATCGGCAGTCGAGGCCTTGCCCTCGAGGCCGGGCTGCCCGCCACGATCCGGGTGGGCGTCAGCGGCAGTCCTCCCTTTGTGTTTGAGCGCGACGATGCCTTCTCCGGGATCAGCGTGGAGGTGTGGCGTGAGGTCGCCGATCAACTCGATCAACCGTTCGTGTTGGTGCGTCAAGCCAATGCTGAGGCCAATCTCAAGGCGGTGGCCGAGCGACAGGTTGACCTGGCGATCGGACCGCTGAGCATCACACCGGATCGACTGGCCCAGAAAGCGATCGATTTCAGTCAGCCCTATTTCCATGGTCAGCTCGGTCTTCTGGTGCCGATCCGGCCGCCAGGTCTGCTCTCCCGCCTCGCTCCCTTTTTCGGTTGGGCCGCTCTCTCATCGCTGGGGGTGTTGATGCTGTTGCTGTTCATCGTCGGCAACCTGATCTGGTTGGCGGAACGGCGGCGCAACTATGAACAGTTCCCGCGGCACTACTTCCACGGCGTCGGCAACGGGATGTGGTTCGCACTGGTGACCCTCACCACGGTGGGATACGGCGATCGGGCGCCCCTGTCGCGCACAGGTCGCACCATTGCCGGGGTCTGGATGGTGCTGTCGCTGGTGGCCCTGTCATCTGTCACCGCCGGTCTGGCTTCGGCCTTCACGGTGTCGTTCTCCCGCTGGGCACCGGGCACGATCCAGCGTCCGGAAGCGCTGGCCGGGGAGCCGATTGCGGTGGTGGAGGGCACCACCAGTGCGGTGTGGGCGCGGATCTACGGAGCCAGGCCCACGGCGGCAGCCAACCTGGACGCGGCGATCAGCCTGCTCAAGCAAGGCAAGGTGCACGGTGTGATGTTCGACCGACCTGTGCTGCGCTACTACCAGCAGCAGAATCCCAACAATGGCTTCAAGCTCGCCAGTTTTTCCCTGGCGGATCAGACCTATGGCTTTGCCTTTCCAGCCGGCAGCCCTCTGGGTACAGCGCTGGATGTGTCGATCGTGGAGCTGAATCGCTCCGGCCGCATCCATGCGATCACGGAAAAAACCTTCGGCCGCACAACGTTTGACCGCCAGCTTCCGAGCGAGGGACAGTCACCTTCCCAGTGA
- the pdeM gene encoding ligase-associated DNA damage response endonuclease PdeM, with protein sequence MKDNAMARGEVLWRWGEEELVMLPQRALWRPESRQLLVADLHLGKAELFQAHGIPLPSDGDQATFDRLIDLCDRLEPDEVIVLGDLIHGRLGLTPSLHQRLRSLPEACGCAVRLIGGNHDRGSDLEGLPHQPSQRLGALWLSHEPEPQPSSSLLNICGHVHPVARLRQGCDGLRLPCFAFHASDQQLLIPAFGELTGGHECGQRYRKWLVAENAIVPWLDPLSHSPSRRLAR encoded by the coding sequence ATGAAGGACAACGCCATGGCGAGAGGAGAGGTCCTGTGGCGCTGGGGAGAGGAGGAACTCGTGATGCTGCCGCAACGTGCCCTCTGGCGTCCTGAAAGCCGCCAGTTGCTGGTGGCCGATCTCCATCTCGGCAAGGCGGAACTGTTCCAGGCCCATGGCATTCCCCTGCCCAGCGATGGAGACCAGGCCACCTTCGACCGCCTAATCGACCTCTGCGATCGCCTCGAACCTGACGAGGTGATCGTGCTCGGCGATCTAATCCATGGCCGCCTCGGGCTCACCCCATCCCTGCATCAGCGCCTGCGCAGCCTCCCTGAAGCCTGCGGCTGCGCGGTCCGCCTGATCGGTGGCAACCACGACCGGGGCAGTGATCTGGAGGGTCTTCCGCATCAACCCAGCCAGCGACTCGGTGCCCTCTGGCTGAGCCATGAACCGGAGCCGCAACCGTCGTCATCGCTGCTCAACATCTGCGGCCACGTGCATCCCGTGGCACGCCTCAGGCAAGGCTGCGATGGCCTGCGTCTGCCCTGCTTCGCCTTCCATGCCTCCGACCAGCAATTGCTGATTCCGGCCTTCGGGGAGTTGACGGGAGGGCATGAGTGCGGCCAGCGTTACCGCAAATGGCTGGTGGCTGAGAATGCCATCGTTCCTTGGCTCGATCCGCTCTCCCACTCTCCAAGCAGAAGGCTGGCCCGGTGA
- a CDS encoding CBS domain-containing protein, with translation MVLQQSVREVMTTPVLTVTPETPLQEAVALMSDHHISGLPVVDASGVLVGEITEQDLMVRESGVDVGPYVMLLDSVIYLRNPLHWDRQVHQVLGTAVNDLMRRDSHTCAAALPLPRAASLLHERSTQRLIVVDDQQKPIGVITRGDVVRALASGAEA, from the coding sequence ATGGTGCTCCAGCAGTCGGTTCGTGAGGTGATGACCACGCCGGTGCTGACGGTCACGCCGGAGACCCCTCTGCAGGAGGCCGTGGCGCTGATGAGTGATCACCACATCAGCGGCCTGCCAGTGGTGGATGCCTCGGGGGTCCTGGTTGGAGAGATCACGGAACAGGATCTGATGGTGCGCGAGAGCGGTGTGGATGTGGGTCCTTACGTGATGCTGCTCGACAGCGTGATCTACCTCCGCAATCCCCTGCACTGGGATCGGCAGGTCCATCAGGTGCTGGGCACGGCGGTGAACGACCTGATGCGCCGCGACAGCCACACCTGCGCGGCCGCCTTGCCCCTGCCACGGGCTGCGTCTCTGTTGCATGAACGCAGCACCCAGCGCTTGATCGTTGTCGATGATCAGCAGAAACCCATCGGTGTCATCACCCGCGGCGATGTGGTGCGGGCGCTGGCCTCCGGTGCGGAGGCCTGA
- a CDS encoding CDP-alcohol phosphatidyltransferase family protein, with the protein MNNPCRIWADRVTVMRAIAGLPLILCLVTGQEGIAWLLLLLGGASDALDGWLARRAGAGSSWGARLDPLADKLLILAPLLALTARQTLPAWAVWLLLAREMLISGWRRDAQDGAPASSGGKAKTLLQFLSLLLLLWPESWGVAGLVDGLRRLGWWLFWPSLALALQSALLYLRPRRSGSDQR; encoded by the coding sequence TTGAACAACCCATGTCGCATCTGGGCTGACCGCGTCACGGTGATGCGGGCGATCGCGGGGCTGCCCTTGATTCTCTGCCTGGTGACCGGCCAGGAAGGCATCGCCTGGCTCCTGCTCCTGCTCGGTGGTGCGAGCGACGCCCTCGACGGCTGGCTGGCCCGACGGGCGGGCGCCGGCAGCAGCTGGGGCGCACGCCTGGATCCCCTGGCCGACAAGCTGCTGATCCTGGCCCCCCTGCTCGCGCTCACGGCCCGGCAAACCTTGCCCGCCTGGGCGGTGTGGCTGCTGCTGGCCAGGGAAATGCTGATCTCCGGCTGGCGACGGGACGCCCAGGATGGAGCCCCCGCCTCAAGCGGGGGAAAAGCAAAGACGCTGCTGCAGTTCCTCAGTCTCTTGCTGCTGCTCTGGCCCGAGTCCTGGGGGGTCGCCGGCCTGGTGGATGGGCTGCGGCGCCTGGGCTGGTGGCTGTTCTGGCCCTCCCTTGCCCTGGCGCTGCAATCAGCCCTGCTGTATCTCAGGCCGCGCCGATCAGGGTCTGATCAGCGCTGA
- a CDS encoding L,D-transpeptidase: protein MGSALFKRFAIVAGAGVLATAAASPVRAERTVEVSLKERYLTILDDGEPVARFPVAIGAPESPTPPGDYAITRKEAKPVYHKHGKVIAPGPKNPVGVRYMAYFTLGSGEYAIHGTAWPNWVKLRAAVSLGCIRMLNSDVVKVFNMVDVGTPVVVKAN from the coding sequence ATGGGTTCCGCTCTGTTCAAGCGCTTCGCCATCGTTGCCGGAGCCGGGGTGCTGGCGACCGCCGCGGCCAGTCCGGTCCGGGCGGAGCGCACCGTTGAAGTGAGCCTCAAGGAGCGGTACCTCACGATTCTCGATGATGGGGAGCCGGTGGCCCGCTTCCCTGTAGCGATCGGTGCTCCCGAATCTCCCACTCCTCCTGGTGACTACGCGATCACCCGGAAGGAAGCCAAACCCGTGTATCACAAGCACGGCAAAGTGATCGCCCCAGGGCCGAAGAATCCCGTGGGCGTGCGTTACATGGCTTACTTCACTTTGGGTTCGGGTGAATATGCCATTCACGGCACCGCCTGGCCCAACTGGGTCAAGCTGCGTGCGGCCGTGAGCCTCGGATGCATTCGCATGCTCAATTCCGATGTGGTGAAGGTGTTCAACATGGTGGATGTCGGCACGCCCGTGGTGGTGAAAGCCAACTGA